The segment CCTGTCAGAACTTTCTGAATAATGTCTTTATGCCTTGCAGATAAGATCAGCCCAAGTTCTGGTGACATGACATTTCTATAATATCTTTCAGAATATTATGCATCATGTCCTGCTGTAAAAAGAATTCTGAAGTCCAGCAGCGCTGTGGTAAATTGGAGTTCTAGGGAAAAAGGATGATGTCTTAGCTTGTATTAATCTTAGCTTCAAATGTTCCTAGATCAGAACTTCTCCTTTAGTAAATCAATGTAATTTCAGTGACTGCAACAGAGCTATGTCAAGTGAATAACAGCAGAATAATCCGATCTTTTGTTTTCTATCAATTCACATTTTCTTCTCAAGGTTATTTTAGGCTCTACACTGAGCAAACTGTTATGATTGTGGAAGTGTTATCCAGAGTTCAGATAAAAGAGTCCTGCAGGACGGTGAGAGCACAAGCTACTTCTTTTGCCTTGTCCATACTGAGTGGCTTTCTGTGGAAGAAACTTATCCCATAGTGTGCAAATGCAGAAGAAAGCGCTGTGATTAACATTTACTCCTCCTATAGATCCAGAAGTCATGACAATTTCTGGGCTCAATTCTTGTGTGAACTACAGTAGTTTTTTAAGGAAAGTGTCCTATCTGAATTTAGACATTTACCAGTATTAACACTTTTCAAGTCATTATTCTCCTTCCTCTTTATTTGcttgcatttaaaaaatgtCTCGTTCTTAGTGTGAGTATGTTGATCTTTCATCTCAGAGCCTGAGGAGTTTGTTCCTGAAATCTTGTTGCCCACATAGGTATTTCCAGTTCACAGCTGATTCGCTCCTGAAAGCATCTCTCTGATATGCTGCTTCTACCACAGCCAGATTGAACTCCAAAGATCTTCCCTCCATAAGAAAAGAGTGCCATTGTCTCCAGGACAGATAAATGAGTAACATCTATCACGAAGTCATCTCTGAGAATATAGATTAAGAGCCAAGTGGATTTCTCAGTTTTCAGAGACTAACAAACTACTTTCAGACAGCAATAACAAATGTCTTCTTGTATTCcaagggagctgctgagctaGAAAAGGTGGCATTCATTATCCATCACCTCAGGTACCATTGTTACTAGGACAAAAGATTTCTAGGCTTTATCTTTCAATACTGACACTACTCAGAGTTTTTCTCTGACTTCACTGGCAACTTCATTCccataaaatgaaattaatctTAATCTGCTTTAATGTCTATATCTGATCTACTTCTTAAGCACTTTTTATAGTCTGTAAAAGATAAATAGGTACTTCCATGGTGCATCCCTCCTACCCAAAATTTGATAGATGTGTATCACCTATTTTGAGTGTTTCAGGTGACTGTACAGGAGATTTCCATGTAAAAATCTCTCTGTTTCACAAAACTGTGATGATGTGATTTAGGGGAGGTCCCACAGCAGTATGGTACAAACAGAGAATAAGGAAAACAAGAGGCCAGAGCACATCTGAAGAAAGCGCAGTGTCAAAAAGAAATCACGGAAAGGCAAAAGAGTTCTGAGAGGTAAAGACACCAGCAAAACTTAGAGGCAGAACTACCTACAGGTGGAACTGCACAGAATTGGGAAGGATTTGCTCTAACAGTACTGTGGATCCAGCACCCTcgggagaaaaaaagaaccaGAGAATTGTTATGGGTGGAAgagccctctaaggtcattgagtacaatcaccaacccagcactgacaggTCACCGCTTAACCGCGTACCTAAGCACACAAGTCCAGAACTGCTGGAGTCTGTGAAATCACAAATCCAAAGAGTCTTGGCACACAATATTTGTTTCATGTTATGAGGAAATATTTTGTCATTTATCATCTGAAAGGTTTTGCCACTGTCTGttttcagagaaggaagaaaaatgtctaGGGAAAGGCCTTTGTAGTGTGTACATATTTGCACCCATACAACTACACTTTCTTTGTATTTGAACTTTTAACTACTACAGCAGTTACTGCACTTCAGTTACAGTTTATATGTGATGTTTTTACTCTTTTTCTCCATACACACTTATATGCAACCCATATGTATTTATTGAAAGGCTTAAGATGCTACTGTCACACTCAAGCAGGATACAACGAAAGGAGAAAGTGCTGAATGTGGTAATAGCATTTTTACTATGTAAACCCAAACAAAGTCTATAAATTCTGAGCAGGTTTAAGGGGAGATTACTGcacactgactttttttttgcttcaagattaaaaataaaagaataaagatTGTAATCCAATCCTGGCAGCAGACATTTACCTCTACAGACATGTAGGTTTATTAAAGAACAGTGCAATGTCTTAAAATGTGAACTGAACCTTttactgagctgtgctgcagactctGCTGCTGCAATCAATACTCCAAACGGCCCTATTTTTCTTGGACAAAGACCATACATATATCTGACATTTGAGGAAGCCAGGTGAATAAATCAATAGCTAAACAAAAATGCACTTAATCATACTATTCTAGACAGATGCAGATTGGAAAATCCTATACAGTCCACATACTGCCTTCTGCTTAAAGCTTAGAAAGGAATGTGCGTGTCCTACATGGCAATGTCCTGTTGCTAGAGCCCTACTGAAGCTGGAGTGATTACAGCAGCAATTAACTGTGTGCCAGCCAGCCTTAGACAAACTCGAGTTCAGCTATAGTTCGCTATTAGAGTACTTTAGCATAAAAACAGCACTTAATAACCAACCAGTAAGGTACTTTGTGAGTGTAACAGCTTTCCTGGAACAGGTAGCAAAAATTCACACATCCACTTTAACCTTAAATCGACTGGGCTACGTCTTCCTACTTTAGAGTCAGACCAAGGCAGAATTTAATATACATACCTTACATATCTTTAATGGTTTTAAATGGTGACCACTACAGGCTTTTCTTGTGGCATTGCAGGTGATCATTAAACATACCTAATAGCCCTAATAAATTAGCACAGGCTATTGCAACAAAATTCCATCTCCAAAGGCACATTTGTCCACAGAatggctgctgtgctcagaggtGCTCCTTTATTTGACATTACTTCAGAAAGCCCTTTGAGATAACCACAATGCAGGAGGTGTTTTAGAAAAACACCGTtctgtttcttctctgctttaGCCCTAAGCGGTTCAGCATTATTTGAACATCAGCAACAGCACTTCTTTACAACGTCAAAGTCAGGTTCCAGCCTCAAATTGGCAGTGCACCTTGAGAGTAAAAATCTGCCCGGCACTGGAATAAATGGATGTtttaggaagaaagaagagcaataggaagtatcacagtataaccaaggttggaagagaccccaaggatcatcaagtccaacctgtcccaacagaccccacaactagaccatggcaccaagtgtcatgtccaatctcccctagACATGAGTATCACTCAATTAGAAGACAGATTAAGGTTACACTAAGGTGCCTGACATGTATGCTCTTTTACAGGGGACACTTTACGAAAGGCATGAGGAAAGAGGTGACACCATTAAGCTTGGGAAGGGTTTTGTAGCTTTTGCTATCCAAGAAGGTGAGATTCCTCCCAACTGACCTTTTCAGTGAAAACCTCCATGTCAGGCACTCTGCAACCATGAAGCCCAGGTAATgtcttttattttcaaaatgtGTAAtcctgaagagaagaaaatgcaaatagATGTctggagccttctattctctACCAGTTACAGGTACTGTCTATTGAAGAACACAGTgagaggtctctcctcagtaAGAAAGAAAAGTACCTCTGTGGTGGAGCTAACGTAAATCGTGGAAAATGGTAAGCAGCTACAGGTGTTTTGGGGTCTTGCTGGTACAGAGATAAGTAATAGCAGTCGGGGCAGGGTTTGACAGGGTTCAATCTTCTTGCTGTCCCCATTCAGCCCTTGTTCCTGGAggatgtggctgctgctctccatttTTATTTTAGGCCTGTGATTGCACAGTTTGATCAACTCAACAAGTGCTTCCATCCTGCTGATACGCAAGAAAGAAACTGCATCTGTGATTTCACCTGTTTTGGCATTATCCTTTATAATTCACCAGTGAATGCAGCACCGCATGTCAGAGAGAAGCGCTCGCTGTGCAGCACCGCACCTGGTTTGCACTTGAGCCGCCAATGATTTCCACGCTCGCCTCTCTCTCTCCCGCCCACCTGTCCCACGCAGCCAGCGGAACGACACTGGCGGGGTCTAAAGCGTCGGAGGTGGGGGTCGAGTTCAACTCGCCCAACTGCACATACATCCGTGGGCTCCCTTCAGGGGGGCATTGCTCGCCCCTCTGCGTGTCATCAGCCCCACGTTCTCCACGGCGAGCGCTGAGGGGCGGCGGCGACTCCCCGCGCTTCGTCCTTCCGCTCTCACAGCCGAGCTCCCCTCAGCGTCCGGCGCCGACACAGACCGCGGCCGGGCCGCGTCTCGGCGGCGCCAGCGCAGCCGTGGCTGGGGAGACCGAGGCGAGGCTCGGGGGTGGCGGGTCCCTCGGCGTGCGGCAGAGGGCGCCCCGCATTCCGCCAGAGCGGGGCCGGGAGGAGTCTCCTGCGCTGCGCGGCTTGGccggggaaggaaggagggagggagctgccaCGTCCTCTGCGCCGAGGGAAGCCAGCCCGCGCCTCAGCCCCACGTGTGGCGGAGCGGGGAAGTTGCCGGCGGCAAGCGCGGACTGTACCGGTCTCCAGTCGCTGCCggttctttcccttccctcggGTGAGCGCAACTCCAAGTACAGGCGCGCGGCGGCGGCCCGCTCCCGCCCGCTGTCCCGAGGGAGGCCAGCGGGGCGGTGGGCGCGGGCGGCAGCGGCGTGCTGCACATGTTGGGAAGGGGGCGATGGGGAGCGCTGAGGGGCGCGGATCGAGCCCGCCGTGTCCCCAGGGGAGCCGTGGGGTAGCCGGCTCGGCTCCCGGGCGGGCCAACTTCCTGCGGACTTTGGCTCCGAGCGCTCCTTCCCGGGGCAGCGGGAGCAGTCTGGCAGCCGGGGCGCCGCGGTTAAAACCGGAAAGTTTTAAAAGACGGTGTTCGGGCTGGGTGCTGCGGCGGAGAGCCGGGAGGCGAGCGTGGCTCGGCGGCAGTGGGAGAGccgctgcctcagcctgtgtgGCGAAGGGAGAACTCGGGCGGCTCCGGGCGCCCTCCTGCCGTCTCCCCGCGGGGCGGCCCAGCTGGCggctggctcccagccctgcgACTAAACCGCCTCGCGTAGAGACCCTGCGGCGGGGGAGGCCCGGGGGCGGCCCGCGCGGCGCCGGTCCCGCCACTCCGGGCGGGGAGCTCAGGTGTGCCGCCGCGCCGCGCCACGCCACGCCGGTGGGGCTGGATCGCGGCCCCTGAGAAGCGCTGCTGAGACATATAACGAAGAAAATAACTAGGAAAGCTTCCCAGAAGACTTCCGAATTTTGTGGTTCGGGGTTTtcggggggttgtttgtttgttttccctcttaATTTCTGTTCCCCTGTGGCGAGTACAGTTGTGCTGGGGAACGACCGAGACCTGTGCTTCAGCAGCCTATTGGAAAAAAAGAACTCGGGAAAGCATTTGTAATGACCCGGGGAACGATCCAGATAATCCTTTGTGAATGTAAATATctggcttttgcctctcttttaAGCACTGTGCCTTCGTTTGTACGCGGTTTGGCTATGGGATGTGCAGACGTGAGTTCAGTTGCTATCTTTTTGGTTCTTATTGGTGGTTAGCtagaaaaatatattaaaaggaTCTGCCACGTTTCTAAACCAGTTATGGTTCAAACCTTCTTTTAAAACAACAGAGAAAataactagaatagaattaaccaggttggaagagaccttgtgagatcatcgagtccaaactatcatccaactgtagctaatcagctaaaccatggcaccaagcaccccatccagtctcttcctgaatgTTCTCATGTGACAGAGATTCCCATTCCAGAATCCCAGTTGTGCCTGAAATTTGTATGAGCTTTGTTATCAGTCTCTGTGCGGTACCAACCTGGCTGGGACCTCCTGGGATTACCATATTTCTCTCAATTTTGCAAGTGTGATTGTTAGTTATTTTTAGCTTGGTTAAAAATGTCCTCCTTTAAATGAACAAGAGATCCTGTAGGATTTCCCTGATgccctgttaaaaaaaaaaaaagaagtagtttAGATTAGTTTCTCATTAGTACATTTTTAataatttcctttctcttccatttTCTCTTAACTGCCTTTTTAGTGGCCTATTTATAAAACACAGACATCCTAGACTGAAGTTAAGAAGAAAGCTGATTTCAGACTATTATCAGCCTTTGCAGGTTTTCAGTGATCTTTGTCAGATAGGTGAACTATTCCTTGTCACAGCAATTTTAGCTACTGCTTTCCCTCATGCTTTGTGGGACTCATAGAAGGGACATCTGCCAACAGGGATTTCGGGCGCAGCTGTCAAATACCCCTTATCCTGTAAGAAACTCTAGGAACTACCTGTTTCTTTTAGTACTACTTTCTCCAGCATGGATTTGCACAGGTCTCTTATTCTGATCCTCAAGAGGGTTTTGTCAAAGCTGTTGACCAGAAATGCAGGATGACACAGAAGAGCGTGGGCAGCCCTTGCAGATATGcagagatag is part of the Dryobates pubescens isolate bDryPub1 chromosome 10, bDryPub1.pri, whole genome shotgun sequence genome and harbors:
- the SMCO4 gene encoding single-pass membrane and coiled-coil domain-containing protein 4, whose translation is MVTHRVEVNVSMLKWRLVTSSNPRGSILGAALFNIFVSNLDSSIECALSNVGGGGRVQLAQLHIHPWAPFRGALLAPLRVISPTFSTASAEGRRRLPALRPSALTAELPSASGADTDRGRAASRRRQRSRGWGDRGEARGWRVPRRAAEGAPHSARAGPGGVSCAARLGRGRKEGGSCHVLCAEGSQPAPQPHVWRSGEVAGGKRGLYRSPVAAGSFPSLGCAGERPRPVLQQPIGKKELGKAFVMTRGTIQIILCECKYLAFASLLSTVPSFVRGLAMGCADVNEGKVLDAVYLDFSKAFDTVPYSILLDKVADHGFPAEPAPCRRRNSPALPFEAPWTTCCRPAPFACLLRRTKDPGRSMRQLRGKPKKETSKDKKERKQAMQEARQQITTVVLPTLAVVVLLIVLFVYVATRPNTTE